The genomic window CGTCTGCTGCATTGGGATCTGAGTGACAGCAATATTTCCCAAAGAGAATTAATTTTCATTGTATAGTATCTAATTAACAACTGACCATCACTGAGATCCCACTACTTTTCTTCTCTATTACTACTTTATAAAAAACAGAGCAACCCTCAGGACTAAGGTTCTTCCCGAGGCAGATGGAATGAAAAGGCTTCGAATGGAATTGCAGTTATCTCCATTTTTGACCTGATCCATTAAGCTGGAGCTTTTCCAGGCTATCGCTGTTTAATGTcagattgaatgaatgaatgaataaaacattgacTCTCAAAGTGATTTAGTGATCAGGAGAAACTTACACCCCAATGTgtagccattttgcaccagaacgctcaccacacatcagctgaggcggagagagagaagatacATTTTTgaccaattaaatcaggggatgattatgTGACAGGACACCGGataaccccctactctttgcgatgaATGTCatgtctttaatgaccacagtgaatcAGGCCTCGGTTTAAGGTCTTATTCAAAGAATTGCGTCTCCcgcagcacagtgtccccatcactacACTGGGGCATTGGAGATTATTTGGCCAGAGGGAAGATCACCCCCTGCTGGCCCTCCAATACTACTTCCAGCAAGAGCttagttttcccaggaggtctcccatccaagtactaaccaagctcACAGTGAGGTTGTATTTAACCCAAAAGGACTCAAACAATTGGACATGCCTccgcaataaaaaaaaagaccttctTTGATGTCGTTGCTTGCTTGTTATTTAAAAGATAAACGACCggtttcatttcaaaagtaTCGTTTTAGCATGGGTATTATCACAATCTAATAAACACATAACCGTagtcatgaaacaatattatgtggggtttgcatgtgaaatgatagataatgcattacagaaatataaattagtTTCCCACAGAGATTATACAGctataaaagtaattattttaattaaggcACTTGTTAGTTAACAAGCAAGCTGGTTTCCGCACAAAACAATGATGGTGacgacaaagtttttaaaatgttctattggctgaaatagcattaAACGTGCACTTCCTTATGTCAgttttgcatgtgtatctgAGTATCCTGCGATTGGCTAGTTTGATgagatgttgttattggcagaagATAAGCTAAATttcaatggggagaattattgattgtgggactggagcatttgcGATGACGAAACTggcaggggaaaaaagaaaaacacaaaataatcgGCTTTATTATATGGACGTGTGAATTTGTTTCTGAATTCCGTGTGTTTACACGAGAGCTGAAGGTACAGAGAGAGTCCGTGgccattgtggttatttctgttggAATTCCTGAAAAGGCCAAACTCTGTCCTGTATCGCTATGGTGTATGCATCTCCAAGCCGTAACTTATGCCATCCCAATCGAAATAAAAATATCCGCATTGCAAGACAGAATTAACTGTACATTCAACTCCAATTATAGACGAATTCTCACAGCCTGCTCTAGCTCTTTTTAAAGTAATGTTTTGTGCTGAATTTCACGTTTACTTAACGAGGAACTGACACGATCATTTAAAAGTTCTCAGTATTTTGTGCCAGATGTAATTATTAACATGCAGCCTGGAGCAGGAAATGGCTCACGCTCTGAAACAATTTCTTGCACAGACTTCTCGCGATAGTTTAATTTAACGATACGCTCGACTTCTTTTCACTCGCACAAATCCTGCACGTCAAGGACACTTCGCTTCAGGTCTACTGTCTTTTCTCAATCTTGGTTCAAATGAATAAGcgcaattttgttttttgattgtaATTGAATacacagtttttctcaattgcCGATTGCACCAAGACCAGTGCAGTCACTCCCGACTTCCGTATTGCACTCTGCCATATATTCTTAAATCCGGCTCTGAATGGCAATTCAACTTGCGTGATCACTAGTTTAAAAGCAATTGGAGTTGCTTACGTGTATTTTGATTGTGCATGCgtatgctttataaataaaaaaaaatagaatgatTCAAAGTTGCATAAAAGTGAAACGATGCGAGTGTTCGCTAAATTATTGTATACTTGTGAATAGCCTTATGCAATACTAATGTTTTGCTTGCAAATAATCCTATCGCGAATTGGAACGAAGTCGTTGCATGAATACGGGTCAGTGTTTTGGGATATTTTTCGCGCGAACACCAACACAGTTAAATTACAGTAAGTTAATATATCATAAGCGCGATTTAGGATCTGTGTGCCTTGCAATTCCCATGCAACCAGATAGGTCGCAATGCACATACTTCAGTACAAAAGTTCAAAGTTCATTACTCGTGCACGCGCGGTTGGTTTAGCTCATCGGCATTGCCTATTGCAAGGCTCCCGTGGGAAGGTAATGTGTCCCGGGTAATTTTGTATCTGTTAACAGCCGATTTAATATTATATCCCCCCTATCCCTGACTAAGTGGAAGACGTTATCTCACTGGGCACCAGACTTGGATCAGATCGTTTCAAGTATGTCATGactattcaaatacattttatatccattttTTACGTGGAAGatgcatgtacaaataattttttgttgtcattttgaaatacTTAAttccatattattttaaaacatgcaaatatcaaatatttcaaacaggatatctgaaatatttgtcattcattttatgaGGTCTTTTCAAATACTTTCAGCAGCGAAGTTTCTGTAACCCACGATGATGTTTTTTCAGATATTTGTATCCCCGACCTTGTGGTGGGGAATGGAGACTGGTATTTAGAAATAGTTTATCAGTTTCATGAATGAATATCCATGTTATGCTCTTTTATTAATGCTAAACATTTAAGTATATCCAGAGAGTCACTACACAGTCATGTTAACTAGCTTTGGTATATTCAACAGGGTCATTGCACAGTCATCAGTCTCTTCAGGCATTTAACATCTCTTTGATGTATCATGATTTTGCAGATTTTTGCCATGAAAAATTATGACACACCACAAAATACAATCTTCCAACAACACTCGCACGCTCAAGGAGGCCTTTTTCCTAGGTGTACTAATTGCCGGATTAATCTCAGGTGTGCTCAGTTGCCAGGCATGCTATTCCCTCCACTGACAGAGGGCAGAGCTCACAAAGTTGCAGATTCTCAAATGGGGTCAGATGATCAATACACAGCGAATAGGAGGAGTTAGTGGCTAGTGAAGAGacacttttatttcatgaaatatatattatttctaaAGTATTTGATGCAATTACACAGAACAAATAAACATCACAATTTTGtagtaattaaaaaaagtatttgaatcaatCAGTTTTTTTCTAGTACATATCTGGTTCATATTCTGCTATATATTTTTCACtcctcaaaatgaaatgtatttcatgcataTGTAGCATTCTGTACCCAATGGGTGCTCATCTGCCAAAAGAGGGActggttttgtcattttcaccTAACCCAGCCTCTCTGTGCATCACCCCCCAGGTTTTTCCTCCGGACCTCAGACAGCAATGTCGGCGCTCAGCGGTAAGGTGCAGACGGTGCTGGGCCCGGTGGAGCCGAGCCAGCTGGGCCGCACCATGACCCACGAGCACCTGACCATGACCTTCGAGTGCTGCTACATGCCGCCGGCGCCGGGGGACAAGGCCGTTTCCGAGGCCCACATCGAGATGAAGAACCTCTTCTGGCTCAAGCAGAACCCGTACAGCAGCCCGGAGAACCTGCTGCTGTACCAGGAGACCGAGGCCGTGCGGGAGGAGCTGCTTCTCTACCGGCGGGCAGGAGGGGGCGCCATCGTGGAGAACACCACGACTGGCATCAGCCGCGACGTGAAGACCCTCAAGAGGCTGGCCAAGGAGACCGGCGTCCACATCGTGGCCGGGGCTGGCTTCTACGTGGACGTCACACACTCCAGTGAGACGCGGAAGATGACTGTGGAGAAGGTACGCTGAGCggatgaatgcttttttttatacattttttattctccTCTTACACGGTGGTAAGCGGTTCTGTCAGCCAACTGGATCTGGACCGGAGCCAAGACTCTGCAAGACCCTTTTTCCAATTATTCTTTATCCTTGCACTTTTCAGAGAGTACCTCTGGAGATTTTCATAGCACAATTGCCTTTGGATACAGTAACAAACGGAAAACTTTCTTGAATTTTTCTTCACAGTGCCTTCGTTCTTTGTTCTCTAtacatttactttttactttctgtATGATTCCATAGGTCAGATTGTACCTCAGAGATTATGAATGTAGATGTTAtaactgtgtgtgaggggtttATTGAGCTGTGTTTTTGACTGAGGTTGCAGATGCATCTCAAATGCAGACTCATGTATAACAGCTGTCAGAGCACAAATGTAACCAGTGCAGACTGTGTGGGGCATTAGCCTGTGACCTTCAACACTACATGACAAGAGGCACAGTGAGTTCCCAGTTCACAAGGCCCAAGCCATACACCCATGTGCTTAGAGGTTCTGTTCGAATATCCATGATCATCAGCGCAATACCCTCAGTCTGATCCTCCTGTCTTTCCCAAGCTCACCGACATCATCGTAAGCGAGGTTCTCCACGGGGCTGATGGTACAGACATCAAGTGTGGCGTGATTGGGGAGATCGGCACGTCCTGGCCAATCACGGACAGCGAGACGAAGGTCCTGAAGGCCACAGCCCATGCCCAGACCCAGCTTGGCTGCCCCGTCATCATCCATCCGGGTCGGAACCCCACTGCTCCTGCCGCTGTGGTCCGGATCCTGCAGGAGGCCGGAGGTGACATCAGCAAAACCGTCATGTCTCACCTTGACAGGTCAGAGTCCTGGAGACCATGGAGATGGCAacaagggagggggtggggcagagacCTGGGCCTTTGTCAACTGTCCGTTGGTTGACAGAAATTGACAAAATAGGTGTTTGCTGGTTTGTTACTAGGAGCCCTTTTAACCATGTCCATGCTGCTGAAAGGTTagtcttaaaaataattttagcttCTATTTTGCCATAAATCAGGGCTTCTCAACCCTGTTTgtgaagatctaccatcctgtaggttttcactccaaccctgaaaaagcacacctcattcaacagctagagatctagttgagctgctaattattagAATCAGGTTTGCCAATatagggttgaaattaaaacctactgGACGGTAGAGCTCTAGGATCAGGGTTGTGCAGCTCTGCCATAACTATTTACTGTTACGTTGTATTCCCGTTCTAAAGGACAGCAGCTCTCAGGGaatttattgatttcttttgTATTAGCAATAACTCTGttttttaacaatttaacaATCCAACCATTCCTGATTGTATTAGGAATAACAGGCAAATTTATCGCTTGTCTGTTGTGAGTCCCCCTTTATGGCAGTTCTGCCTCAGTTTTGTgatcttcttttctttttttaggtaGGTTTTGTGAAAGAGAAAGCTCTTTTAGAACTGCTTTTGagctataaaaatgttttgctttggcGAATGTGATC from Anguilla anguilla isolate fAngAng1 chromosome 8, fAngAng1.pri, whole genome shotgun sequence includes these protein-coding regions:
- the pter gene encoding phosphotriesterase-related protein; protein product: MSALSGKVQTVLGPVEPSQLGRTMTHEHLTMTFECCYMPPAPGDKAVSEAHIEMKNLFWLKQNPYSSPENLLLYQETEAVREELLLYRRAGGGAIVENTTTGISRDVKTLKRLAKETGVHIVAGAGFYVDVTHSSETRKMTVEKLTDIIVSEVLHGADGTDIKCGVIGEIGTSWPITDSETKVLKATAHAQTQLGCPVIIHPGRNPTAPAAVVRILQEAGGDISKTVMSHLDRTIFDEGELLEFAKMGSYLEYDLFGTEMLNYHYNLEVDMPSDSQRVRTLAFLVAEGYEDRIVIAHDVHTKNRLVKYGGHGYSHILNNIVPKMQTRGISQVQVDKILIENPKHWLTFK